TGCGTACTTACTGTTGTCGCGCATAATGTCAAAGATGGTTTTGGCTAACCTTAAAGCCTTGGTTCGATGGAGATGATAATGTTGGTTGGGTTACCCTGATCAAGGCAAGTGGTTTTGAGTCATTCTCTTTATatacaaataagaaaaaatctattcatcatcaattttctcatcatcccTTGATGTGGCATTAGATGATAGGTTCATAAGTgagatataataaatagtttccaATCATCTAATGCCACATCATGGAATGATGAGTAACATTACTCAATGGTTTTCATTgacggttttgttttgttttgtttttccactCAATATGCGGTTAAGTTTTCTGTCTCTCGttctattcaaaattctttattttcttttaatttggtgGCTATGTGGATGCCTACTTGTGTTGAGgatcttgtttatttatttttttggatatgTTTTTCCAATTAATAGGAGAAAGATTTATTAGGTATAATAAGTGGAAACTTTTTCTGTTCCTTTTGAAATACTTAGAACTTTAGACTGAACCCTTGGAAATACATGGGTCCGAGCAATGGGATTTTATGAATGAACCCGACCTTTTCATCATCATGAGAAGAGTTATCTTGTTATTTGTTGATCAGTATCATATGGGAAAAATGGGAGGCTATTTACATTTGAATTGCAAAAGATTTGGGAACTCCAATTACTAACAGATTTAGGATCTCCTACAACTAACATATTTAGGAATGGTGGGTCCAACCTTTATACATGGTTCTCTAGAGCTTAATCCTATACCATGAAGTTATCGCAGCAGAAATCCTAGAGAAGCCTTTGTATATTCCTCTCATGTTCCGATCTTGCTGTTGCTCTCATTGCGACTCTCTTTTgtgtctctctttttttcatattaactACTAGGAATTTTTCATACCTCTCAATCAATCGATTTCTGTCTTTCTTTGTTCTCCAAAACTTTTTGCTTCTTCATAACCTAAGAATGAAAAGGCCCGTGACTCTTGAAGATTTGAAGGGCTACTCTCCCGCCCTAAATGATTCTTTCAACAGACTCAAAGAAGAGGTCAAAGCTGTGGCTagggatgaagaagaggaactTTTGTTGCTGACAGAAAGAGTTTTGGATGAGTTTATTGAATTCCAAGTGAGAAAAGCGCTTGAGGAGTCATATAGTGGAGAAGAGTCTGTTGGAAGTGTTAATTCCAAGCTGGCTCTTGATTCGATTGATAAGGAGGATGTAATGAAGATAAAAGAAGAGGATGCCTAGAGTTATATACGAACCACAGACTCTGTTTGGGATCAGCAGTGCCTTCCAATGTATCCATTAGGGAAGCTCTCATGGTTAAATCCTTTCAAATTACTGCATGAGAGCTCCTAACAATTTAATAGGAGAGCGATAGCTGTCGTATATATTTCTTTCAAGATTTTCTACATTGACATGCCCATCCTTGTGCGAATTAGTATGTCTTCATGTACCATTAGGCGATAATTTGATATTTGATTTCAATGTCTCTTGTAAGTAGTGGAAGTAGAAAATTCTCATGGAACTCTATTGAGATAATAATTTTATGGGATTGAATTAATTCAAGTTGAGTTGTGTAGTATGATTTTAACTACCAACAAAGAGGTGTACTAGTACAGATTAAATATCTGGACATTATGTCATTGACCTTTTCAGAAGATTTCTGATTGGCTTTGTCTCAAAGACTTTGCAAGTATTGAGaaggttttgaaatttatataagagAATCGAAACTGTTGTATGCTGTAATTATCTATTCTGAACTATTGTAATCACTGTTCAGTTTTTAGTTGCGTGTGGGAATGGCACAGACAAATTCTGGagattttcaatttctttttggatAATTTTTATGTCACTTAAGCTCACATCCATCTAGTAAAAACCTAGAAAGATgccatacacacacacactgcCCCCCCTTCTTTCCCCGGCCACACGCCACACATGCATGCTGAGTGTCCATGCATGGATGTGTACGTGCTTGCATATAATTCAATAGGCTTTCTGTATTTTGGTTGGGTTGCCAAATATTATGGAGACGGAATTTGGTTACAGCATCACATTGACATCACTGTGCTGCATGGGCTCAAATGAAGTGGCCTTTTAACTTGGTTGATGGCTGGTCttaaagttttaaatatttggtGCATCAGCCTTGGCTTGCAAACCACTGCATTAACCAAGTATACATGTATGTTTGACTCCATGGGACATTGCCTTTCTAGATTAAAGATCTTACTCACGCTTTAAAATGAACATCCTGCATTACCCTACTGAGCACTAGATTAatcaaaaaaatctattttttggtaAAGTATaatgaaagaaagtaataacGGGAAACGAAACAGATATTTACGTAGAGCTGTGGAGGCATGAAAGCTCTTGAATTTTTCTCAATGGCCGCTGTGTTCGCACTCTTTCTCCTCATAATGCCTCTCTCTTAGTTGGTTCCTTGCATATGATGGTCAATTCTAGTATGCGAATGAACTCTAGCATAAATGGCTCTTCATCCTCTCACATGAATGGGGCAGGGGGTAGGTTGTGGGTTTAAGACGTATCAGGTGcattttttaacttactaataaagaaaaattatgattgaCAGTTCATGTATTAGGAGATTAGAGTTAGAAACATTTTATACGTGCGTTTATTAAGGAAGATAGCTTGTATAGGGCTGCTGGGACATCTTGACCATGTTTggttaacatttttttcaaatttaattcaaaaacaTCTTTCAATCTCAAAAAGATTTCATCTTTTCATCCCATTTGCTTAGATTTTGGGTGTGGATGGTAAGCAGGTCTATACTTCTTGGTTTCAGTAGGACTCCTTACGAGCGCTGTTTCTAGCCTGTCATATTGGACTTATGATATACTTtcctaaaaaatttatatttaaacaaattttcaaCTCTACACTTTCCCAAACCCCAACACCAAGCATATCTCaagaaataaatattcatgatttCCTATCTACTTTCAACGCCGATAAACAATACATTTGACAAAAATCCTCTTAACACTCTCAAAATTTCTCTTAACCAGCTAGATGCCTTGAGGACCAACATTATGCTTCTCAACTTGATATGTTGTAAAGGGTGGCAATGAAGCAATAATATTTGGGGTACTTTTTCCGGAATTGTTTGGAATGGGTGTGGGAAATCAACGTTGTGTGTCTGTGGAGAGTGAGATTATGAATGGTTAACTAGTATGATAGAGGTAAGGAGAAGATCTTGTGGGTGCTAGTGATTCAAAATCTGAATACTTGGATCTCATTCTTTGAAAGGTATATATGCTGTTACAGAGTATCCTCATCTGATTGATAGTTCTCCACAATTTTTGCTTAGGCTATCTAAGGGGTATTCAAGTGACCATCCATGGGGCTTTTTTAGTCAGTTATTGAACACATAATCCTCGCTGCTTGATCTATGTTTGAAGAGATGTTAAGACTTATGGCTAGAAGTAGTAGTACTCTGGCTTGAATATCGGAAGGTGGTGAATTGGATTTCACATTGCTTGGGACGGTGAAGTCTTACCCTTTTTGCCTAATCTTCTGTGGCTATCTTGGGGCCCAGATGTGGTTTGGGCATTGTGGCATTACGTCTCTGTAAACTGTAAATCTTCCAACGTGATGTTATTGTCTGGGAGACAAAAGGATGCTTGACTATCTTTCAACTTGCATGGAAGGAAGGTTAGTGAGGGGTGATGAGTTGGCTGTCTCTGTTCTTCTTTAGTTTGTGGGCATTGGTTGTGCTGGTCCATTATACATTGCTTCTTTCCTTGAAGGCTGGACTTCTGACCTTGGAGGGGTGATGGAGTTAGCTGACTCTGTTTGTTCTTCTTTGAACATGTATGCTCTTAAGGAGAATCTTTATGGTTATTCATGGTACTAAGGTTGCTGTTGAGTTCTTTAGTGCATCCTAGATTGGCTGGTTTTGAGGCCAAAATTTCCATAAAGAGTAGCATCCAGATCATTCTGCTTCCGAAGAACTGTagccttttctcaaattttttttttttttttttggggttgtTTGCCTTTTTTGTTTAACAAACTAATTAGCATTGAATTCCTCCTCAGGTAGTAGTTCTgcatttcctttccttcattGTAATAGCTTCTCATCTTTCACTGTTTGTTTGATCTCAAAGATGCAATTCTGGGTTTCTGATTGTCACCGTCGTTACTAATATATGAATATGTTGTTGGGTGCAGAGGCTAGTTTTGCCATGGAGAGCTCTGATGATGAAAAAGATGGAGTCCTTGGGAATTACATTCCAAAAGAACTGGCCCATGGTTTGGCATCTAGCGGAGCAAAATTTGTGGATGAAGTACTTAATAGCCAAAGTGAACACTGCTTGGAAAATTTTCGCATGGATAAGCATGTATTTTACAAGTTGTGTGATATTTTGCAAGCCAAAGGCTTGCTACGTCACACAAATCGAATCAAGATTGAGGAACAATTAGCCATTTTCATGTTCATAATCGGCCACAATCTACGTACAAGAGCTGTGCAAGAGTTATTCCGATATTCAGGGGAAACCATCAGTCGCCATTTCAATAATGTTTTGAATGCAATTATGGCAATTTCCTTAGACTTCTTTCAGCCTCCGGGTTCAGAGATCTTGGAAGATCCAAGATTCTATCCATACTTTCAGGTAACTTGGATTATTGGTTTGATTGGGTTCTCTTTCtgtgtaatttttttcctctcattatTAGTAATTTTCTGGTAGGATTGTGTGGGAGCAGTTGATGGTATCCATATTCCAGTTATGGTAGGTGTAGATGAGCAAGGACCTTTCCGCAATAAGAATGGCATGCTTTCACAAAATGTACTGGCAGCTTGCTCATTTGATCTCAAGTTCCATTATGTTCTAGCCGGGTGGGAAGGCTCAGCATCAGATTTACAAGTCCTAAATTCTGCACTGACAAGGCGAAACAAACTGCTGGTCCCTGAAGGTAGGGTGTATATTGGAATCAGTTGTTTTAGCAGAATGATAGAATGTcaagttttgatttttgtttttgttttgttttttgttttttgttttttgtttttttatttttgtttttattttttttcctgggGAGGGGCGGTGGGATTTTTTTACTTCCATTGCTGAGTAGTGAGTACGAAATATTAATGTTGGTGTTGGCAGGTAAATACTACCTTGTAGACAACAAGTATGCAAATATGCCAGGTTTCATTGCCCCATATCCGGGTGTTCCATATTGCTTAAAGGAATATCCGAGTGGCTATCATCCACAAGATGCCAGAGAGCTATTTAATCAACGACACTCATTGTTACGAAATGCCACTGATCGGATCTTTGGCGCTCTGAAGGCACGATTCCCTATATTGATGTCTGCACCTCCATACCCATTACAAACACAGGTCAAGTTGGTTGTGGCAACATGTGCGATACACAATTACATCAGGAGGGAGAAACCAGATGATTGGATTTTTAGGAAGTATGAACAGGACAGTATGGCATTACAAATCGAGTCGTCATTACCCCCCTTAGAGGTGGAACAACCCATTATGCACATTGATACCCAAGCCCTGGACATTGGCGTTGAGGCGGAACAACTAGAAATCACTTCACAATTGCGCGACTCCATTGCAACTGAAATTTGGAATGACTACATCCATGATTTTTCAGCCATGTAAATCAT
This is a stretch of genomic DNA from Carya illinoinensis cultivar Pawnee chromosome 15, C.illinoinensisPawnee_v1, whole genome shotgun sequence. It encodes these proteins:
- the LOC122297264 gene encoding putative nuclease HARBI1, producing the protein MESSDDEKDGVLGNYIPKELAHGLASSGAKFVDEVLNSQSEHCLENFRMDKHVFYKLCDILQAKGLLRHTNRIKIEEQLAIFMFIIGHNLRTRAVQELFRYSGETISRHFNNVLNAIMAISLDFFQPPGSEILEDPRFYPYFQDCVGAVDGIHIPVMVGVDEQGPFRNKNGMLSQNVLAACSFDLKFHYVLAGWEGSASDLQVLNSALTRRNKLLVPEGKYYLVDNKYANMPGFIAPYPGVPYCLKEYPSGYHPQDARELFNQRHSLLRNATDRIFGALKARFPILMSAPPYPLQTQVKLVVATCAIHNYIRREKPDDWIFRKYEQDSMALQIESSLPPLEVEQPIMHIDTQALDIGVEAEQLEITSQLRDSIATEIWNDYIHDFSAM